The following coding sequences are from one Myxococcales bacterium window:
- a CDS encoding sugar transferase, which yields MNRAADLVGVALLAPLALPLGLAATAAICVFDRGEPMFTQTRVGLGRQPFVIYKLRTMRDGQVTPVGHVLRKTGLDELPQLWNVVRGDMSLVGPRPLLHTDIARLKWDGPDYDLRWSVRPGVVGPVQLWSTRQCDARLSWVYDRGYVRQASLARDVALVGAAGLCAIFGKRRVAQVFAGWRRRSYT from the coding sequence ATGAATCGCGCCGCAGACTTGGTTGGCGTGGCGCTGTTGGCGCCGCTTGCGCTCCCGCTGGGGCTCGCCGCGACGGCGGCGATCTGCGTGTTTGATCGCGGCGAACCGATGTTCACGCAAACGCGCGTCGGGCTGGGGCGGCAGCCATTTGTGATCTACAAGCTGCGCACCATGCGCGACGGCCAGGTAACCCCTGTTGGGCACGTGCTGCGGAAGACCGGCCTCGATGAACTGCCGCAGTTGTGGAACGTCGTGCGCGGCGACATGAGCCTGGTGGGGCCGCGACCGTTGCTGCATACGGACATCGCACGGCTGAAATGGGATGGTCCCGACTATGACCTTCGGTGGAGCGTGCGGCCGGGCGTGGTCGGCCCGGTGCAGCTGTGGTCGACGCGACAGTGCGATGCGCGGCTGAGCTGGGTGTACGACCGCGGCTATGTGCGGCAGGCGTCGCTGGCGCGCGATGTCGCCTTGGTGGGCGCCGCGGGCCTGTGCGCGATTTTCGGGAAGAGGCGGGTCGCCCAGGTGTTTGCAGGTTGGCGGAGGCGAAGCTACACATGA
- the tgt gene encoding tRNA guanosine(34) transglycosylase Tgt codes for MHKVLPPGVAAHRPCGYNPRVRFRVEATAAGTRARAGTLTTARSEILTPVFMPVGTRAAVRSQNLGQLQQLGAQIILGNTYHLMVRPGIELFERLGGLHKWMRWDKSILTDSGGFQIFSLPHIRAMSEDGATFRSQLDGTVFHLTPERSVAMQLAIGSDIMMVLDQCINSTSPHGEAKAAMELTHRWAARSLAARGDAASALFAIVQGACFADLRRQSAAALTDMTGFDGYAIGGLAVGESKAEREDIAEMTADLLPRDKPRYLMGVGTPIDLLEGVHRGVDMFDCILPTAWAQQGTVFSSRGKLDLRRGVHKFDEAPLDEACACDACVLYGRSYLHHLVKCKEPLGWQLLANHNLHFYLGLMAKMRGHIIAGTFPAFYAEQREVLMRTDEDNPPLRAEPKKSRHRGAEALGNFRVHIARGGDHGDVAGSSAGPGVASIAHIASGEIMHSVNDPNAEAERLYVAQSAWIEWACRAAAPARPLVVWDVGLGAAHNAMALIRRLGAVKGTDGPRAEIISYEHDLDALRLALDNLKLFPHLRHGAPHKLLLDGAFAHPQGRYTWRLCAGDYHAHYAAQPRPDVIFWDPFSAKVDTPMWSLAIFRALYDVVAAPPSPVELFTYTNSTAVRSSMLAAGFYVAYGVPTGPKSETTVALAHRVTEGSSRFPSLARHRLLDAAWLVKRARSTARFGADVEPSTLAALDHAITTHPQFETALGQP; via the coding sequence ATACACAAGGTTTTACCTCCGGGCGTTGCCGCGCACAGGCCATGCGGCTACAACCCGCGCGTGAGGTTTCGGGTTGAGGCGACGGCAGCAGGCACGCGGGCGCGTGCGGGCACGCTGACCACCGCGCGCAGCGAGATCTTGACGCCCGTGTTCATGCCGGTGGGCACGCGCGCGGCGGTGCGTTCGCAAAACCTCGGGCAGCTGCAGCAGCTCGGCGCGCAGATCATTTTGGGCAATACGTATCATCTTATGGTGCGACCGGGCATTGAGTTGTTTGAGCGGCTCGGGGGCCTGCACAAGTGGATGCGGTGGGACAAGTCGATTCTAACCGACTCCGGCGGCTTTCAAATTTTTTCGCTGCCTCACATCCGCGCCATGAGTGAGGATGGCGCGACGTTTCGTAGCCAACTCGACGGCACGGTGTTTCACTTAACGCCGGAGCGATCGGTCGCGATGCAGCTCGCCATTGGTTCGGACATCATGATGGTGCTCGACCAATGCATTAATTCAACGAGCCCACACGGCGAGGCCAAGGCGGCCATGGAGCTGACGCATCGCTGGGCGGCGCGGTCGCTGGCGGCGCGCGGCGACGCGGCGAGCGCGTTATTTGCCATCGTGCAAGGCGCGTGCTTCGCCGATCTGCGGCGCCAGAGTGCGGCGGCGCTGACTGACATGACTGGCTTTGACGGCTATGCGATTGGTGGGCTGGCGGTGGGCGAGAGCAAGGCCGAGCGCGAAGACATCGCCGAGATGACGGCGGACCTCTTGCCGCGCGACAAGCCGCGCTACCTCATGGGCGTTGGCACCCCGATTGATTTGCTCGAGGGCGTGCATCGCGGCGTCGACATGTTCGATTGCATCTTGCCGACGGCGTGGGCGCAACAAGGCACGGTGTTTTCGTCGCGCGGCAAGCTCGACTTGCGGCGAGGCGTGCACAAGTTTGATGAGGCGCCCCTCGATGAAGCGTGTGCTTGCGACGCCTGCGTGTTGTATGGGCGATCATACCTGCACCATTTGGTTAAGTGCAAAGAGCCGCTAGGCTGGCAATTGCTCGCAAACCACAACCTGCACTTCTATTTAGGGCTGATGGCGAAAATGCGCGGGCACATTATCGCGGGCACGTTTCCGGCTTTCTATGCCGAGCAACGCGAGGTGTTGATGCGCACCGATGAAGACAACCCGCCGCTGCGAGCCGAGCCTAAGAAGTCGCGTCACCGCGGGGCGGAGGCGCTTGGGAACTTTCGCGTCCACATCGCCAGGGGCGGTGACCATGGTGACGTCGCGGGTAGCAGCGCAGGTCCTGGCGTGGCGAGCATCGCGCATATTGCCTCGGGCGAAATCATGCATTCAGTGAACGACCCCAACGCCGAGGCCGAGCGGCTCTACGTCGCGCAGTCGGCGTGGATCGAATGGGCGTGCCGGGCTGCCGCGCCCGCACGCCCCTTGGTGGTATGGGACGTGGGACTTGGCGCCGCGCACAATGCGATGGCGCTGATCCGACGGCTCGGAGCGGTCAAGGGCACCGACGGCCCTCGCGCCGAGATCATTAGCTACGAGCACGACCTCGATGCGCTGCGCCTAGCACTCGACAACTTAAAATTGTTTCCGCACTTGCGTCACGGCGCGCCCCACAAGCTGTTGCTCGATGGCGCGTTTGCGCATCCGCAAGGTCGTTACACGTGGCGACTGTGCGCGGGCGATTATCACGCGCACTATGCCGCGCAGCCGCGACCCGACGTGATTTTCTGGGATCCGTTTTCGGCCAAGGTCGACACGCCGATGTGGTCGCTTGCCATATTTCGCGCGCTCTATGACGTCGTAGCCGCGCCGCCCTCGCCCGTCGAGCTGTTTACCTATACCAATTCCACCGCCGTGCGCTCGAGCATGCTGGCGGCCGGTTTTTACGTTGCATATGGCGTGCCGACAGGGCCCAAAAGCGAAACCACGGTGGCGCTCGCTCATCGAGTTACGGAGGGTTCTTCGCGCTTCCCGTCGCTCGCTCGCCATCGATTGCTCGATGCCGCGTGGCTCGTCAAGCGCGCGCGTTCGACCGCACGATTTGGGGCCGATGTAGAGCCGTCAACATTGGCAGCACTTGACCACGCCATTACGACCCATCCGCAGTTTGAAACGGCGCTAGGGCAACCTTAG